Proteins encoded within one genomic window of Anopheles gambiae chromosome 3, idAnoGambNW_F1_1, whole genome shotgun sequence:
- the LOC1277861 gene encoding nuclear pore complex protein Nup205: MADGTPDDLWTPYKCLLNNVETYLLPSTDQADTTHAVALEALLRKHKQNFLSLLKNPPKNGKCREAIKQGITEGITLPEFGHTILSKELVDESIILSDMFDMNEYVALELLCTSQQQTINHPGLTRGLVAVLLYYDGRKSLVASLKQLLKSRAGVSWCTDAPPEVTQIVTNYTDGLVADGLLERIIDLLQELDITKELDILTTNRALGPPRHHRQVLDLFEEIRLLLAQCIYYYAAQSGLPRGVTMKLVQFLRGYKCTESSGGIDDVTVTLQMGLLYALDLSVLQRREDGEELVRKLPMIKDDLYIDFLMDALSNSWENDGLHALTLFAFGLSIATLRLAPQTLVQDASKMIDQDELLVNGALQGKVFDFLYYTFLDSELVFDTEFFYRRLHTLFADFIELMHSKVTELRGRADETARTVQVYQQQGIEPPANLCRNFEMLLLSVGKFYANDRLHLNLSMEYWGPTEFAHGLQGHRVSSRSVCLFKFIRLAGELLPPTLFIPYLKMLSGLSCNVQAARSAFNLLKQGSAYSGSSTVSWDHFFNSLSEYYFNLRQEQNPQSETVYRNRMICKSISPQEILGLQAVLQVVQAVAKHDELSRIALCESDKWAPLNVLVGLISCSVPIQLKAEIVRTLASLAGSLENAIKLWHNLEDSQIVNTIPSTSNFKTRGVISELEEVESRNETFPLTQAMLDLLASLMRTAIPDDLGEGSRAPGIHPYLSYVVNTVLLRLFSRNYKDGAEKWQLAQKCLQIVHMFVNGFNFNPANANQMRELKEGRTPPAYRIMLQLNTKSDLLRFILHIIDESIVCFDSYTPFPGKSSLEAASLLCLQIIEKALNLQEDFFNMHLSTPSPVNLNGINKLLLGVNPRSGTANHMLNIMKHITYSTWLPGNSLVALRILSIIMTLPDVNQLILGLVTQTDELKNEIRQGFVECLEADLNVSEEAEPLPLLEQLNDTAWVMGVGPMEDEASSKSTNETFITTSIKGAVIQLIQECLQQPVVPNLAHYLLGFDLGKDLHLTSLQQPGIMNFPSHCSKSLITLLDKHLEHLRTGNALSTSYNKLMEYAYRLLYQICRNYHTSEVFLRFLRSCNDFLCRHTTSLPFPDAKNPFLLNQMTFLLKAIVIELKLTSERNQATQFETICKILLKIINTPTVDPVTSGLGDYYTNTNISFAINATADMSTTAIAATKESSETAKRLLCILLDCVDFTIKQLEEPQWNYFNGTVLHELLQSCEMPVTLKARMRLIDTRKLQDVLRDELDSIQSIATGQRAHIVQEIKTILKYAVDLNTQRSLCASTIKFLEAWGQVAEVLVCVTPTMIMSLDTKQIIITEILQIMLSKAVPNQIIPELGNIASSTISLLMVNLRSCFLLKSEQMSLHMLSERHQNGSMNGTSLLSTGGRNGLNGEMNSTAHQRQEGAYVYLERANALSLKFILKNILDWLLISSDGSPQLKMNLYVALLNYMYIIKGNRDSLERSEKLDSDKDDGGSFLNRTISNAGRKPYGTETEDYKHLNMIMDIFNSFGDSLIDVICQDCTTGHDICKMLAMSCLDMLLSMDASIDIVEFIARHGYLSHIINSLLKKDGDLCHILQTNPSTFRALYVYESKMALLTRLARCQIGARMLLEEHILGVLGSMKVYDLHPDVQILNSGSIHQQSYASAMAVAAAAASASLSSSFIPPVEARFQQILFPALNLCDAILSTLGHENNSALSQIIHFFLSHSDMIETVLRAGSPSMNLGLLKELAGITNLIARSANQEIYELTDPNANQAFGMQLYRMQKFMLALLPRFIVSEQTLKELHQSSMIVQPYASGGMGISSSVNYGGSLNNNPAGGNDHKQRSQHVKYFLEVAANLALYTRNCISNHVVDHRTINVLFSPHYNADGTTAGAGAATPTKTIGSGAGSTALLRQDTYRSATETSSSDVPHSLYVVITQLRCTVEFYHKERNVLESLQQQRNSLPSIDLDKNIQLQFNLLTERVTAKQEELQRSVFIIEHYLYILWAHLDFFMLRVLPVNNRVGSSSFTGHNFQSDKTDSSWRVSNEDIIALKKTLIGVFNETFCKQLIEMEQKQSEKGFVVSFIRRIKQSIQFVPVK; the protein is encoded by the exons ATGGCCGatg GCACGCCGGACGATCTGTGGACACCGTACAAATGTCTGCTGAACAACGTCGAAACCTATCTGCTTCCATCGACCGACCAGGCCGACACGACGCACGCCGTCGCGCTGGAAGCGTTGCTCCGCAAGCACAAGCAGAACTTTCTCTCGCTGCTGAAAAACCCGCCCAAGAACGGGAAATGCCGGGAAGCGATCAAACAGGGCATCACCGAGGGCATCACGCTGCCCGAGTTCGGTCACACCATCCTGTCCAAAGAGCTGGTCGACGAGAGCATCATCCTGTCGGACATGTTCGACATGAACGAGTATGTGGCGCTGGAGCTGCTGTGCACCTCGCAGCAGCAAACCATCAACCATCCGGGACTGACGCGCGGGCTGGTCGCGGTGCTGCTGTACTACGACGGGCGCAAGTCGCTCGTGGCCAGCCTGAAGCAGCTGCTCAAATCGCGTGCCGGCGTGTCGTGGTGCACGGACGCGCCGCCGGAAGTGACACAGATCGTGACCAACTACACCGACGGGCTGGTTGCGGACGGTTTGCTTGAGCGCATCATCGATCTGCTGCAGGAGCTGGACATCACCAAGGAGCTCGACATACTGACGACGAACCGTGCGCTGGGGCCGCCGCGCCACCATCGGCAGGTGCTGGATTTGTTCGAGGAAatccggctgctgctggcccagTGCATCTACTACTACGCCGCCCAGTCCGGGTTGCCGAGGGGCGTGACGATGAAGCTGGTACAGTTCCTGCGTGGGTACAAGTGCACGGAATCGAGCGGCGGCATCGACGACGTGACGGTCACGCTGCAGATGGGCCTGCTGTACGCGTTGGATTTGAGCGTACTGCAGCGGAGAGAGGACGGCGAGGAGCTGGTCCGCAAGCTGCCCATGATCAAGGACGATCTGTACATCGACTTCCTGATGGACGCCCTGTCGAACAGCTGGGAAAACGATGGTCTGCACGCGCTGACACTGTTCGCGTTTGGGCTGTCCATTGCGACACTTCGACTAGCGCCGCAAACGCTCGTGCAGGATGCTTCGAAAATGATCGACCAGGACGAGCTACTCGTGAACGGAGCGCTGCAGGGGAAGGTGTTCGACTTCCTGTACTACACCTTCCTCGACAGTGAACTCGTCTTCGACACGGAGTTCTTCTACCGCCGGCTGCACACGCTGTTTGCCGACTTTATCGAACTGATGCACTCCAAGGTGACGGAGCTGCGCGGCCGAGCGGACGAAACGGCCCGAACGGTGCAGGTCTACCAGCAGCAGGGCATCGAGCCGCCAGCCAACCTGTGCAGAAACTTCGAAATGCTGCTCCTCTCGGTCGGGAAGTTCTACGCCAACGATCGGTTGCATCTGAACCTCAGCATGGAGTACTGGGGCCCAACCGAGTTCGCCCACGGCCTCCAGGGACACCGGGTGTCATCTCGCTCGGTGTGCCTGTTCAAGTTCATTCGGCTCGCGGGTGAACTGCTGCCACCGACGCTCTTCATTCCCTACCTCAAGATGCTGTCCGGGCTTAGCTGCAACGTGCAGGCCGCCCGGAGCGCGTTCAACCTGCTCAAGCAGGGCAGCGCCTActccggcagcagcaccgtcTCGTGGGACCACTTTTTCAACTCGCTCAGCGAGTACTACTTCAACCTGCGCCAGGAGCAGAACCCACAGTCGGAAACGGTGTACCGCAATCGTATGATCTGCAAAAGCATCAGCCCGCAGGAAATTCTCGGCCTGCAGGCTGTGCTGCAGGTGGTGCAAGCGGTCGCCAAACACGACGAGCTGTCTCGCATCGCGCTGTGTGAAAGTGACAAATGGGCGCCACTGAACGTGCTGGTTGGGCTGATCAGCTGTTCCGTGCCCATTCAACTGAAGGCGGAAATCGTGCGCACCCTTGCGTCGCTGGCCGGGAGCTTAGAGAATGCGATCAAGCTGTGGCACAACCTGGAAGACTCGCAGATCGTTAATACGATCCCATCGACGAGCAACTTCAAAACGCGTGGCGTGATTTCCGAGCTGGAAGAGGTTGAAAGTCGCAACGAAACGTTCCCACTCACGCAGGCCATGCTCGATCTGCTCGCCTCGCTCATGAGGACCGCCATTCCGGACGATCTGGGTGAGGGATCACGTGCGCCCGGCATCCATCCGTACCTTTCGTACGTGGTCAACACTGTGCTGCTGCGACTGTTTAGCCGTAACTACAAGGACGGTGCGGAAAAGTGGCAACTGGCACAGAAGTGTCTCCAAATCGTGCACATGTTTGTGAACGGCTTTAACTTTAACCCTGCCAACGCAAATCAGATGAGAGAGCTGAAGGAGGGCCGCACGCCACCGGCCTACCGGATTATGCTGCAGCTCAACACAAAGTCCGATCTGCTGCGCTTCATTCTGCACATTATCGATGAGTCAATCGTGTGCTTTGACTCGTACACACCGTTCCCCGGGAAGAGTTCCCTCGAGGCCGCATCGCTGCTGTGTCTGCAGATCATTGAAAAGGCGCTGAACCTGCAGGAAGATTTCTTCAACATGCATCTCAGCACACCGAGCCCGGTGAATCTGAACGGCATCaacaagctgctgctgggggTGAATCCACGCAGCGGCACGGCCAACCACATGCTGAACATAATGAAGCACATCACGTACAGTACGTGGCTGCCAGGGAATAGCCTGGTGGCGTTGCGTATCCTTTCGATCATCATGACGCTGCCGGACGTGAACCAGCTAATACTCGGACTGGTGACCCAAACCGACGAGCTGAAGAACGAGATACGGCAAGGCTTTGTGGAGTGTTTGGAGGCCGATTTGAACGTATCGGAGGAGGCGGAACCGTTGCCACTGTTGGAACAGCTGAACGATACGGCCTGGGTGATGGGCGTTGGACCGATGGAGGACGAAGCATCGTCCAAGAGCACCAACGAAACGTTCATCACGACAAGCATCAAAGGCGCGGTCATACAGTTGATTCAGGAGTGCTTGCAGCAGCCCGTCGTGCCGAACCTGGCCCACTATCTGCTAGGGTTCGATCTGGGGAAGGATCTGCATCTGACCAGCTTGCAGCAACCGGGCATCATGAACTTCCCGAGCCACTGTTCGAAATCGCTCATCACGCTGCTGGACAAACATTTGGAG CATTTACGAACCGGAAACGCACTGTCGACGAGCTACAACAAGCTGATGGAGTACGCCTATCGACTGCTGTACCAAATTTGCCGCAACTATCACACCTCGGAAGTGTTTCTGCGCTTTTTGCGCTCATGCAACGATTTCCTTTGCCGGCACACGACGTCATTGCCCTTCCCGGATGCGAAAAATCCGTTCCTGCTGAACCAGATGACCTTCCTGCTGAAAGCGATCGTAATCGAGCTGAAGCTGACCAGTGAGCGCAATCAAGCGACGCAGTTCGAAACGATTTGCAAAATTCTGCTCAAAATCATCAACACTCCAACGGTCGATCCGGTGACGTCTGGGCTGGGCGATTACTACACCAACACGAACATAAGCTTCGCGATCAATGCCACCGCCGACATGTCGACGACAGCAATCGCGGCCACGAAGGAATCGAGCGAAACGGCCAAGCGACTGCTGTGCATTCTGCTCGACTGTGTCGATTTCACCATCAAGCAGCTGGAGGAGCCGCAGTGGAACTACTTCAACGGCACGGTactgcacgagctgctgcaaAGCTGCGAAATGCCCGTCACGCTCAAAGCTCGCATGCGGCTGATCGATACGCGCAAGCTGCAGGACGTTCTGCGCGACGAGCTCGACTCGATACAATCGATCGCAACTGGTCAGCGAGCGCACATCGTGCAGGAAATTAAGACGATCCTGAAGTACGCGGTGGATCTGAACACGCAGCGCAGCCTGTGCGCTTCGACGATAAAGTTCCTGGAGGCGTGGGGCCAGGTGGCGGAGGTGCTGGTATGCGTTACGCCCACCATGATCATGTCCCTCGACACGAAGCAGATCATCATCACGGAGATACTGCAGATAATGCTGAGCAAGGCGGTGCCGAACCAAATCATCCCCGAGCTGGGCAACATTGCGTCGTCCAccatttcgctgctgatggtgAATTTGCGCAGCTGCTTCCTGCTCAAATCGGAACAGATGTCACTGCACATGCTGTCCGAGCGGCATCAGAATGGCAGCATGAACGGAACGAGTCTGCTTTCCACCGGTGGCAGGAATGGTTTGAATGGTGAAATGAACAGCACCGCCCACCAGCGGCAGGAGGGCGCGTATGTCTATCTGGAACGTGCGAACGCGCTGAGCTTGAAGTTTATTCTGAAAAACATTCTCGACTGGCTGCTGATCAGCAGCGACGGGTCGCCACAGTTGAAGATGAACCTGTACGTCGCGCTGCTCAACTACATGTACATTATCAAGGGCAATCGGGACAGTCTCGAGCGAAGTGAGAAGCTTGACAGCGATAAGGACGACGGTGGTTCGTTCCTGAACCGAACGATTAGCAACGCGGGCCGCAAACCGTACGGCACGGAGACGGAGGACTACAAGCACCTGAACATGATAATGGACATATTCAACTCGTTCGGGGACAGCTTGATCGACGTGATCTGCCAGGACTGTACGACCGGGCACGATATCTGCAAAATGCTGGCCATGTCCTGTCTCGATATGCTGCTGAGCATGGATGCTTCGATCGATATAGTGGAGTTTATCGCCCGGCACGGCTACCTATCGCACATCATCAACAGTCTGCTGAAGAAGGATGGCGACCTGTGCCACATCCTGCAGACCAATCCGAGCACGTTCCGCGCGCTGTACGTGTACGAGTCGAAGATGGCTCTCTTGACGCGCCTCGCCCGCTGCCAGATCGGTGCGCGAATGCTGCTGGAAGAGCACATCCTTGGAGTGCTCGGAAGCATGAAGGTATACGATCTGCACCCCGATGTGCAGATCCTGAACAGTGGCAGCATACATCAGCAGTCGTACGCTTCGGCCATGGCAgtggcagctgcagcagcgtcCGCCTCATTGTCGTCCTCGTTCATCCCGCCGGTGGAAGCACGGTTCCAGCAGATCCTGTTTCCCGCGCTGAACCTTTGCGATGCGATCCTGTCGACGCTGGGCCACGAGAACAACTCTGCACTGAGCCAGATCATTCACTTCTTCCTGTCGCATAGCGATATGATTGAAACAGTGTTGCGGGCGGGCTCGCCGAGCATGAATTTGGGGCTGCTGAAGGAGCTGGCCGGCATCACGAACCTAATCGCCCGGTCGGCGAATCAGGAAATTTACGAACTAACTGACCCGAACGCAAACCAAGCCTTCGGTATGCAGCTGTACCGGATGCAGAAGTTCATGTTGGCGCTGCTGCCCCGCTTCATCGTTTCGGAGCAAACGCTGAAGGAGCTGCACCAAAGCAGCATGATCGTGCAACCGTACGCGAGCGGTGGAATGGGCATTAGTAGCAGCGTAAACTACGGCGGCTCACTGAACAACAACCCGGCGGGAGGGAATGACCATAAGCAACGGTCGCAGCACGTGAAATACTTCCTCGAGGTGGCCGCCAACCTTGCCCTGTACACACGCAACTGCATTTCGAACCACGTGGTCGACCATCGGACGATAAATGTACTGTTTTCGCCACACTACAACGCGGATGGTACGACAGCTGGGGCAGGCGCGGCAACGCCCACCAAAACAATCGGTTCTGGGGCTGGATCGACCGCTTTGCTGCGTCAGGATACGTACCGGTCGGCGACGGAAACATCGTCGTCGGATGTGCCGCACAGCTTGTACGTCGTGATTACGCAGCTCCGGTGTACGGTGGAGTTCTACCATAAGGAGCGAAACGTGCTGGAAAGCCTACAGCAACAGCGCAACTCACTGCCGAGTATCGATTTAGATAAAAATA TTCAATTACAATTTAATCTGCTAACTGAGCGTGTAACGGCGAAGCAGGAAGAACTGCAGCGAAGTGTGTTCATCATCGAGCACTATCTGTACATCCTGTGGGCGCATCTGGACTTTTTCATGCTGCGCGTCCTGCCCGTAAACAATCGCGTCGGAAGCTCTTCCTTTACCGGGCACA ACTTCCAATCCGACAAAACAGATTCCAGCTGGCGGGTGTCGAATGAGGACATTATCGCGCTGAAAAAGACGCTCATCGGCGTGTTTAACGAAACGTTCTGCAAGCAGCTGATCGAGATGGAGCAGAAACAATCGGAGAAGGGTTTTGTGGTGTCATTTATTAGACGAATTAAACAATCCATTCAGTTTGTGCCAGTCAAGTGA